In Bacteroidota bacterium, the genomic stretch AGATGCCCAGCCGGTGCCGGGCCTGAACCTGCGTGGGTAGCTCGGAAGGCAGCGCGTCGAGGTAGTGCCCGTGCGGCACGACGCGCACGCGCTCGGCCGAGACCTGGAGCACGCGGACGACCTCGTCTTGGGCTACGGCATTGTGAGCGATCACGCGGTCTGCCAGCGCATAGATCCGAGGGGCCCAGCGCTCGCGGTCCCCGCTGAACGTCTCCACGTCGTGCGCGGTGACCACCGTCTGGAAACCCATGCGCCGCGTCAGCGACAGGGTCACCCACTGGAGCAGCGTGGCCTGAAAAAAGTGCAGGTGACACACCCGAGCGCCGCGCTGCCGCGCCCTACGCAGTGAGCGCAGCAGCGCACGCACCCAGCGCCCGGCCCGCCACAGCGCGGCCTGGTCCCCGAAAACGCCCTCGAACGTTGTCCAGACCTCGTAGCCCTCGACATCACGATCCCACTGGGACGTAGCGAGCGCCACGTTCAACCCGGCGTCGCGCAAGCCGCCGCAGAGTCCGGCATCGTAGAGGTCCATGCCTCCGTGCCCGCCCACGGGCTCGACCACAAGCACATCGAGCGCTCCGCCTCGCGCCGCGTGGGCTGCTTCTGGAGTCCTAGCCATAGAAACAGAATTAGCGACGTTCGACACGGGCCCCGAGCGAGCGGTCGAGGCCGTGGACGTGGGCATAGAGCAGCGTCAAGATGATCAGCGTGGTGCCGACGGAGAAGATGAACCGCGCCGTCGGGATCGACACGACGTAGAGGAAGACGAGGTAGTACTTGCAGGTGACCACGAACACGGGGGACTGCCGGTCGGAGACCTCGCGGCCGAGGCGTGCGGCGAGCAGCACCTGCGCGCTGAAGATGAGCACACCCACGATCCCGTACACGAAGACCATGCCCAACATACCGAGGTCGGAGGGGTGCAATTCGCCGAAGAGTCGGGCAAACCCCCCGTTCCATTGGTGGGAGAGTTGCCCCGCGCCCCACAGGGCGTACTCGGTGATGTAGGGCCACATGACCGCAAACTGGTAGATGCGAGCGTTGGCCGAGAGGTCGTCGCCAGCATCGCCAAAGAGGGTTGCCACAGCCGCCCCATAGAACCCGACGAGGCCTTGGAAGAAGGCGGAGGCTTCGGCGCTCTGCGCCACGTACAGCCCAACGAGCACGGCCAACGTCCCGCCCACGACAGCGAGCTTCGCCTTGCGCGTGCCGGACATCGTGCGCAGCGCCAGCCACCCCAAGGCGATCAGCACTGCGAGGTTGATGCTTCGGCCCTCCCGATAGAAGACGACCGTCCCCAGGATGGCAAGCGCCGCCAGCGCGTCGGCACCGCGTCCCTGGCGTGCATACCGCGCCGCGTAGTAGAGCCCCCCGAACACCAGCAGGATTACGTTGAAGTTGTCCTTGCCGAACCGCTTGTCCGTGCCCTCGATGATCGGCTCGGGGTTCCAGCCGCTCGCCCGGGCGAGGCCGACGAGGTAGATCGCGACGAGGCTCACCCAGCACATGGCGAGGACGACCCGCTCCACATCGCGGAGCCGAATGGCGCGCTTCCAGAACAGGTAGAGCAACAGCCACGCATAGAGCCCCTGGAGAAGATCGCGCTCCGAGAGCACGCCGAAGACGAGCGGCTGCCCGAAGACAGAGTAGGCGCGCCAGGCCGTGTAGAACGGCATGACCCCGGCGATCAGCAGCACGCAGACATCGAGGCCGCTCAGGTGCCAGCCGTGTCTCAGGAGCCGCGATGTGGCAAAGAGCACGGCGAAGAGGGCCAGCGCCGCCAGAATGATGAAGTCGAAGCGCCAGAAGTAGGGCCGCAGCGGCGAACTGGACAGCAGATCGAAGCTGTGAACAAAGGCGAACACCAGCCCTAGCTGCACGAGCCACGACGTGCGTGCCTCGGCTCGCACCCGCGCCCGCGGAAGCGAGCCCGACGCCGGGTTGTCGAACAGGGACAGCGCTCCATTCATGGCGTGTTCGACGTCACGGACCGATGCTCTTCCTGCCGGACGACTCGCTCATCGGCGAGGGCGCAGCCGTCGAACTGAGGCGGAGGATCAGTCGCCCCCCTCGCCGCTTTGAGAGCGCTCACGGCGCCGCGCGCCGCCGCTGCCGCCGCATCCAGACGTCCCTGGCTCGCATAGCGCACGAGCAGCGCTGTCCAGTAGACCGGGAAGCCTAGCCAAAACCGCAGCGCGTCCAGCCCACGTGCGTGCCTCAAGGCCGTCAGGATGCGGTTACGCGTTTGGTGATGTAGGTAGAACGCCAGCCGCGGGTTGCCCGCCCGCCGCCCGCGCTGACTCGTGCTGGCCTCGCTGGCCGTCGAACTGCCGCCGACCCGGTGGTAGAGAAACGACGTAGGCTCGTACCACAGCGACCACCCTGCTCTCTGCAGGCGGAGGCTCAACTCGACATCCTCCTCATACATGAAGTAGCGCGGGTCGAAGCCCCCGGCATCGCGCAGCGCTTCAGCGCGCAGCAACATCGCGCACCCACTGGCAAAGCCGACCGGGCGGGGCGTCATTGCCAGCGGCGCTTCGGCAGCCCCCCCGTAGCCCGGCGCGACGGCCGAACCTCGGAGCCAGCTCACCTCGCCCCCGCCATACCACAGTACGTCGGGCGCTTCGAGGTAGACCGTCCGGGGCGTTGCCAGGCCGCGCGTGGGCTCGGCGTCTAGGGCGGCTTCCAGACGAGCGAGCGTGTCCGCTTCCACGACCGTGTCGTTGTTGAGCACGAACACAAACGACGCGCCTCCCCTGAGAGCGTGCGCGATGCCCACGTTGTTGGCGCGCCCGAAGCCTAC encodes the following:
- a CDS encoding glycosyltransferase family 2 protein; translated protein: MAALASATRTARTTVVLVNYNGDADTRRCLASLAAAGAPPVVIVDNASEQIGFEDVLAGYPGASALLRMRENVGFGRANNVGIAHALRGGASFVFVLNNDTVVEADTLARLEAALDAEPTRGLATPRTVYLEAPDVLWYGGGEVSWLRGSAVAPGYGGAAEAPLAMTPRPVGFASGCAMLLRAEALRDAGGFDPRYFMYEEDVELSLRLQRAGWSLWYEPTSFLYHRVGGSSTASEASTSQRGRRAGNPRLAFYLHHQTRNRILTALRHARGLDALRFWLGFPVYWTALLVRYASQGRLDAAAAAARGAVSALKAARGATDPPPQFDGCALADERVVRQEEHRSVTSNTP
- a CDS encoding glycosyltransferase family 4 protein, with product MARTPEAAHAARGGALDVLVVEPVGGHGGMDLYDAGLCGGLRDAGLNVALATSQWDRDVEGYEVWTTFEGVFGDQAALWRAGRWVRALLRSLRRARQRGARVCHLHFFQATLLQWVTLSLTRRMGFQTVVTAHDVETFSGDRERWAPRIYALADRVIAHNAVAQDEVVRVLQVSAERVRVVPHGHYLDALPSELPTQVQARHRLGISLEAPTVLFFGQIKPVKGLDVLLQAWPEVRRQIPNAQLVVAGRPWRDDPSTYTALIDALGIGDSVLFRPGYIPNDEVPAYYAACDVVALPYHRIYQSGVLLMAMSYQRAVVASDLPAMREVLRDGEHGRLAPAGDASALAAVLCDLLGDSARTQAMGTAGHAHVATHHDWRAVGVQTARIYQEVAGTPVSQSVTEYAPS